A region from the Chionomys nivalis chromosome 22, mChiNiv1.1, whole genome shotgun sequence genome encodes:
- the Uap1l1 gene encoding UDP-N-acetylhexosamine pyrophosphorylase-like protein 1, producing the protein MASEQDVRAQLQRAGQDHLLRFWADLAPESRAALLAELASLEPDALREHCRRASAACALVPGPLPDLEARLQPLPPELVGSAIRCDQETRLRWEEEGFRQISLNKVAVLLLAGGQGTRLGVTYPKGMYQVGLPSQKTLYQLQAERIRRVEQLAGQRLGTHCTVPWYIMTSEFTLGPTIKFFKEHDFFHLDPANVVLFEQRMLPAVTFEGKAILERKDKVAMAPDGNGGLYSALADHQILEDMKQRGVEFVHVYCVDNILVRLADPAFIGFCVLRGADCGAKVVQKAYPEEPVGVVCQVDGVPQVVEYSEISPETAGLRGADGGLLYNAGNICNHFFTRDFLDMVTREFEPLLKLHVAVKKVPYVDEEGNLVKPLRPNGIKMEKFVFDVFQFAKNFVAFEVSREEEFSPLKNADTASRDNPSTSRRALLTQHYRWALQAGAHFLDVHGVQLPEQSGLLPNGDPPAICEISPLVSYSGEGLEKYLQGQNLESPFLLDEDQARLLQPQEC; encoded by the exons ATGGCCTCGGAGCAGGATGTGCGAGCACAGCTGCAGCGCGCTGGCCAGGATCATCTCCTTCGCTTCTGGGCTGATTTGGCTCCGGAGTCTCGAGCGGCGCTACTGGCGGAGCTCGCCTCACTGGAACCCGATGCCCTGCGTGAGCACTGCCGGCGCGCCTCGGCTGCCTGCGCGCTAGTCCCGGGCCCTCTGCCCGACCTGGAGGCGCGCCTGCAGCCCCTGCCCCCAGAACTCGTGGGCAGCGCGATCCGTTGCGACCAAGAGACACGCCTGCGGTGGGAAGAGGAAG GTTTCCGACAGATTTCTCTGAACAAGGTGGCTGTCCTGCTGCTGGCCGGTGGGCAGGGCACTCGCTTGGGTGTCACCTACCCCAAGGGCATGTATCAAGTAGGGTTGCCCAGCCAGAAGACCCTGTACCAACTGCAGGCAGAGCGGATCCGCCGCGTTGAACAGTTGGCTGGCCAGCGACTGGGAACCCACTGCACCGTTCCCTG GTACATCATGACCAGTGAGTTTACACTGGGACCCACCATCAAGTTCTTCAAGGAGCATGACTTCTTCCACCTAGACCCCGCTAACGTGGTCCTGTTTGAGCAGCGTATGCTACCCGCTGTGACCTTTGAGGGCAAGGCCATACTGGAACGGAAAGACAAAGTTGCCATGGCGCCAG ATGGCAACGGTGGCTTGTATAGTGCCCTGGCTGACCACCAGATCCTAGAGGACATGAAGCAGCGGGGCGTGGAGTTTGTGCACGTGTATTGTGTAGACAACATCCTGGTGCGGCTGGCTGACCCAGCCTTCATAGGCTTCTGTGTGCTTCGCGGAGCGGACTGTGGCGCCAAG GTTGTGCAGAAGGCATACCCTGAGGAGCCTGTGGGCGTGGTGTGCCAGGTGGATGGTGTCCCCCAGGTGGTGGAATACAGCGAGATTAGCCCTGAGACTGCGGGGCTGCGAGGGGCTGATGGGGGCTTGCTCTACAACGCAGGCAACATCTGCAACCATTTCTTCACCCGCGACTTCCTGGATATGGTCACCAG GGAGTTTGAGCCCTTGCTGAAGCTGCATGTGGCTGTGAAGAAGGTCCCGTACGTGGATGAGGAGGGAAATCTGGTAAAGCCGCTAAGACCGAATGGGATAAAGATGGAGAAGTTTGTGTTTGATGTGTTCCAGTTTGCTAA gaACTTCGTTGCCTTTGAAGTATCTCGAGAGGAGGAATTCTCCCCACTGAAGAACGCAGACACAGCCAGCAGGGACAACCCATCCACCTCCAGGAGGGCCTTGTTGACTCAGCACTACCGCTGGGCTCTGCAGGCCGGAGCCCACTTCCTGGATGTGCATGGAGTCCAACTTCCTGAGCAGTCTGG CTTGCTCCCAAATGGAGACCCTCCAGCCATCTGCGAGATATCTCCCTTGGTGTCGTACTCTGGAGAG gggctggagaagtaCCTGCAAGGCCAAAACCTCGAGTCTCCATTTCTTCTGGATGAGGACCAGGCCAGGCTGCTGCAGCCACAGGAGTGCTAA